The following DNA comes from Bathymodiolus thermophilus thioautotrophic gill symbiont.
CGCCTACCGTCAACTGCCCTAATGTCGTTACACTTAGCGTATGTGGCACGATATTAATGTCAAAATCATTTTCTTCAATACGGTTTACCGTCAAACTAACGCCATTCACGGTAATTGAGCCTTTTTTAGCAATATATTTTACCAAAGACTGCGGCACATTGATTTCAAAACGCACTGACTTTCCTTCGATAATCTTGCCCACCACTTTACCCTGTCCATCCACATGCCCACTGACCAAATGCCCATCAATACCTTGGTTTAATCTTAACGCCTTTTCAAGATTAACAACATTACCCACCGATAGAGCGCCAAAAATAGAGCAATTTAGCGTTTCCTGCGACACATCTGCGATAAAACCATTGCTACTGACTTTAATTGCCGTTAAACACACGCCACTTACCGCAATACTATCGCCGATTTCAACAGTGGAAAAATCCAAGGCATCTGATGTAAAGCCAAACACCGCACCTTTTTCATGCAGGGTTTTACCTTTGATTTGACCAATGGCCTGAATAATGCCTGTAAACATAAAAAATTGATGTTTTTTATAAGTGCGTTGATTTTACGCTATTTACTTTCAAGACAATAACAAAAACTGGCACCCAATAACACAATTATCCACGCCAAATAAATCCACAATATTAACAACATCAAAACAGACAATGTGCCATAAATTAACTCATAAACGGAAAAATATTGAATATAAACAAACAAAGCATATTTAATTATTTCCAAACCAAGCGTTGCAATCACACCAGCCTTAAAGGCATTAATAAATCGCACTTTTTTCAACGGAGTGGCGTAATACAAAATCGAAAATCCCAGACTGGACAAACCCAATGTTACCAAAATAGTCATATACGGCGCCACAGACAATTGATTAAAAAATGTCAACGCCATCACCAAAGAACTCACAAGCAACGAAGCCCCAACAAGAATTGGCCCAATAAATAAAACCAACATATAAGACACCAAACTCTGCACCCAATGACGACGATGCTCATCGTGCCAAATTAAATTAATTCGTTTGTCAATTGCAGACAATAAAAAAATCACCGTCGTTAATAAAAACACAAAAGTAAAACCCTTTAATTCTTGCGCATGAGCAACAAACTGTTGCACATAATTTTCCACTACCCCTTGATTCTTTGGCAAAAGTTGAGTGAACAAAAATTGCTCCAAATACTGTTGCAATTCCAAAAAATAAGGCGAAAGAGAAAACACACTCAACCCCACCGCCAATCCCGGCACAATCGCAAACAAAGTAGAAAACGACAATATTGCCGCAGAATCAAAGCCATCTCTGTCAATGAAGCGATTAATTGTTTGTTTTATGATTGTCATTCGGTAAGTCCATAAATTTTAAGTCTTAAATGTTCAAAAGCCGCAATCATAATTCAGAAATAATTTTAAAATAAAGGTCTTGTTCATAAAGGTGTAACGCCTCTTCTTGAACAAAATAAAAAATATACCCATCAATAATGCTTGCATCTTCAGAAACATAACTGCCATCTTTATTTATTAAATCTTGATTTAATTTATTTGCTCTGATTTTTTTTGTTTAGTTTAATAGGTTTGAAATAAGAGAAATTAAATTATTGGGGTTTTATAATTGTCTGTGCTATCGATCGGCAACAGAGGTGGCGTAGGTAAAAGCGGTATTGGCAGTATTTGCTGTGCAAATTATTTTACTGCCGTCTTCTGTGCAAGTAATGGCAGTATTTGTAGTAACTTTTGCTTGTAAAGCTTCAACAATTGCTTTAATTGGAGTGCTGGCATTTACTTGTGTTACATAAGGAATGTTGTTTATTGTAATAGTGTATGTTTTAGCGGTATTGGCAGATGTTGGAGTGAAGATTGTTACTTGGGCTTTGGCAGATACGGCGTCTTTTCCTCCGCTAAGTGTTACCTCTGGTTCAGTGTTAATATTTACTGCTGAACTTCCTGGCGATGAACTAAAAAACTCTAAAGTATTAATGTAATTTGCCAAGTCAGCAGTACTGGATCTTGAATAAAAAAGACGCTGACCGCATGCTATATCTTGATAAGTGTTGTTAAAATGTTTTTGGTAGAATTTACAACCATTTGTTGCCGCTCCATGTATAGAAATATAGAGAATATTGCCGCTGGCACCTAAGCGTTTTTTTGCGGTAATAGTGAGTCCTAGAAGCTGAGCAGAGGCATTTACACGAGGCTGCTCAGGTACTGTTGGCGTGTTACTTATGTCAATTGTATTAGTTGCTAAGGCTTGGGTGGATAACAATAGCATCATGTTGACGATAAAACGATTAAATGTGTTCATAATAAAGCTCCTAGATAATTAGTGGTATTGATATAGAAAAATTTACAGCGCTTGGCAAACAGGTTACAACAAAAGTTTTAAATTATTTCATAAAAACAATGTTTATGTGGTTTTTTTTATTATTTATACCATTTTCAAAAATAAACTAAACAATATAGTACCTATAATCGCCCAAGTATTGGCAGTAAAAATATTATCAAACACCTTGACTTCTTCAAAAAATAACAAGTCAATACCACTAAGAGTTTTATATTTTACTTCGTCAAGGATAATTATATTATTACCAGTATCCATGGTTTCTTTCCCTCGGCAATTTACAATTACACTCATTTTATTTTTGTGTTTTCAAATAATCTTCATAATTACCCGCATAATAATTAGCACCTGATTCTGTTAATTCGACAATTTTAGTGGAGAGTGATGAGACAAATTCTCTGTCGTGGCTGACGAAAATTAGGGTACCTTCGTAGTTTTCTAGTGCTAGGTTAAGGGCTTCAATGGATTCCATATCAAGGTGGTTGGTGGGCTCGTCCATAACGAGGACATTAGGGTTTTGTAGCATTAATTTACCGAATAACATTCTGCCTTTTTCGCCACCAGATAGAGATTTAATGCTTTTATCGATGTCATTTTTACCGAATAACATTTTGCCTAGAACGGCGCGCATATCTTGGATTTCTTGGCTGGGTTTTTTGAATTGTGCCATCCAGTCTAGGACGCTCATATCTTCTTCGAAGTCGGCACTGTGGTCTTGTGCATAATAGCCGATATTGACATTTTCACTCCATTTAATCTTGCCTTTGTCGGCTTTTATTTCGCCAATCAGTGTGCGTAATAGTGTGGTTTTTCCGACACCGTTTTGCCCGATAATGGCAACGCGTTGGCCGACTTCAAAGATAAAGTTCATGTCTTTTAGGACGGACAAATCGCCAAAACTTTTGGACAGTCCTTCTACTTCGATAAGGTTTCGATGCAGGGTTTTGTCTTGTTTAAAATTGATATATGGACTGACTCTTGAGGAGGGGCGCATATCGTCTAAAACAATTTTATCAAGTTGTTTTAGGCGTGAAGTTGCTTGTTTGGACTTAGAGGCGTTGGCTGAAAAGCGAGAAACAAAGTGCTTGAGTTCTTTCATTTTTGCTTCTTTCTTGGCGTTATCGGTTTGCATTTTTTCTTGAATGGCAGTTGCTGCAATCATAAAGTCATCATAATTACCGGGGAAAGTTTTTAATGCGCCATAATCTAAATCTGACATATGTGTACAAACGCCGTTTAAAAAATGTCTATCGTGCGAAATAATAACCATTGTGGCTTTACGGGCTTTCAATATACCTTCTAGCCAGCGAATTGAATTAATATCCAAGTTGTTGGTTGGTTCGTCCAATAATAAAATCTCAGGGTCGGAGAATAAAGCTTGTGCCAACAATACACGAAGTTTCCAACCGGGGGCGATTTCGCTCATCAAGCCATAATGTTGGTCTTCGGGAATGTCTAAACCCAATAGCAATTCACTGGCAGAAGATTCTGCCATATAGCCATCCATTTCGGCAAATTCCATCTCTAATTCTGCCACCTTGGTGCCGTCTGCTTCGCTCATTTCTGGCAAGGCGTAAATACGGTCTCTTTCTTGCTTAATTTTCCATAATTCGCTATGCCCCATAATCACGGCATCGACCACACGAAAATCTTCAAACGCAAATTGATCTTGGTGCAAAATGCCCAATCGCTCACCATCGCTAACATGGACTGTGCCTTGCGTTGGCGTCAATTCGCCTGTTAAAATCTTCATAAAGGTTGACTTGCCACAACCATTTGCACCAATCAAGCCGTAACGGTTGCCGCCGGAAAATTTGATGGAAATATTTTCAAATAAAGGCTTTTCACCAAATTGCATCGTAATGTTAGCAGTAGAAATCATAAGTTTATTGTTGTTTTTTACAAAACGAACATTATCCCACAAGGATTATTAAAATCTTAACTAATCACTTTTGAATTTAAGGTATAAATAGCGGTCAAATTACTTGCTTACCTTTATGCTCTCAAAAATATTCAATAAAACTGCTCAATTGCCTGATAAAAACTTACTTGTTGCTATTTTGGCGCTGATAATCTTTGGCTGGATACTGTCATCTTCTGCCTCTATTGGGCATTTTGGTAATTATAGCAAAGCCATTAATCAGGCTATTTATATTGTACTTGGTATGTTTTTTGGTCTTTTGGTGCTTAAATCTCCTTTGTCTCTTTACAAAGAAAATCGTTATTGGCTTTTTTTGATTACCATTATATTGTTGGCAGTGGTTTTTTCCCCCATAGGCAAAACCATTAATGGCTCTACACGCTGGATTGATTTAGTTGCATTCAAATTGCAACCTTCTGAAATTTTAAAAATAGTTATTATTTTATTTGTTGCTGGTTTTTTGGTTGAGCAAGAAAAAGACTTAAGACGCCCTTGGATGGGGTTTATCAAAACTTTAGTCATTATTACTGTTCCGGGTGTATTGTTACTACTTGAATCTGATTTTGGTGCAACCATTATTGTTGTAGCAACTGTATTGGCAATGTTGCTTGCTTCTGGTGTTTATTTAAAGCAGTTGTTTATTTTTGGCGGGGTTGCCCTGCTATTCGTGGTTGGCCTCATTTCCCTCAACCCAAACCGAGTTGAGCGCTTTACTTCCTTTTGGAGAGATGACTTGTGGCTCAATCATTCTGACAAAGTGTGGCAAACCAAACAAGCACTCGTTGGCATTGCCAGAGGCGATTGGACTGGCGTGGGACTGGGTAATAGCATTCAAAAATACACCAAATTACCTGAGCCGCATACCGATATGATTTTTGCCATTATCGGTGAAGAGACTGGTATTATTGGCATGCTATTTGTTATCCTTACCTTTACTTATATTATGCTCAAAGGGTTTAAAATTGCCAAAGAGGCACTTAAAGATAACCGCAGATACAGTTCGTATGTTGGTTTTGGCATTTGCACTTGGTTGAGTATGCAATTTAGCGTTAATATCGCTATGAACCTTGGCTTGATTCCACCCAAAGGATTTACCTTGCCATTGGTTAGTTATGGCGGCTCAAGTATTATATTTGCACTCATTTCTATGGCGTTATTATTGAGGATCAATATGGAAAATAAAGCGGATTCAACCAAGCGAAAATATTATGTCTAAAACTATCTTAATAATGGCAGGTGGCACGGGCGGGCATATTTTTCCCGCTTTGGCAATTGCCAAAGCACTCAAATCCCACTCGGTTAATGTTGAGTGGCTTGGCTCAAAACACGGTATGGAAAATACACTGGTGCCCAAACACAATATTAAACTCCACAGCGTTAATGCCGTTGGATTGCGTGGCAAAAGTGCACTCACGCTGATTAAAGCCCCCTTCTCATTGTCGCTTGCTGTTTTACAAACCTTGCGTGTGTTTTTCAAAGTTAAACCTAGTGCAGTATTGGGCATGGGTGGCTTTGCCTCAGGCATTGGCGGCTTGGTTGCTTGGGTTTTGCGCATTCCCTTGATTATTCATGAACAAAACTCAATCCCCGGCACCACCAATAAAATGCTATCCAGAATTGCCACCCAAACTTTTCAAGCATTTGATGGTGCATTTGACAATGCTATCACCACTGGTAATCCTGTGTTATTTAAACCTAAAGAAAATCACAACAACCACAAAAAACTCAACTTATTGATTGTTGGTGGCAGTCTTGGATCTAAGCCTATCAATGATATTGTCAGTCAATTAAATATCGATATTGAAATTTGGCATCAAACGGGTAAACAACACTTAGACAATGTTAAAGCCCAATATGCAAACAAAAATGCAAAGATAACGGCATTTATTGATGATATGGCAGATGCTTACGCATGGGCAGATGTGGTTTTGTGTCGTGCTGGCGCAATGACAGTGTCGGAATTAATGCTTTCAGCCAAACCCAGTATTTTAATTCCCTTGCCTCATGCGATTGACAATCATCAATTTTATAATGCCAAAATTTTAGCCGATAACAACGCTGGTATTTTGATTGAACAAAAGGCATTAAGCATTGAATTGTTAACCTCAACACTAACAGCATTCAACACTGAAAAACTCAATGTCATGAGTAAAAATGCAAAAAAACTCGCCAAACCCAATGCGGCAAAAGTCATTGGCAGCTATTTATATCGCCTATAAGGCTTACACCAAAGATGCTTGGTTAATGCCCAATCTTTCAAACAGAATTTGGTCGGTATTGGTGTCTGGATTGTCTGTTGTCAATAATTGCTCGCCATAAAAAATAGAATTTGCACCTGCAAAAAAACACAGTGCTTGCATTGCTTCGCCCATTTCGGTGCGCCCTGCTGATAAACGCACCACTGATTTTGGCATCATAATGCGTGCCGCTGCAATGGTGCGAACAAATTCACTTTCCGTTGGTGGGGCAACTTTCTCAAATGGGGTACCAGGGATTGGCACCAAAAGATTGAGTGGCACACTATCTGGGTGTTGTGCTAAATTCGCCAACGAACGCAACATAGATGCTCTATCGGTTTGCCCTTCACCCAAACCCAAGATACCGCCACTGCATACATGAATATCGGCATTTTGCACAGACTCTAAAGTATCCAATCGGTCTTGAAAATTGCGTGTAGTAATCACATTTGAATAGTTTTCTTTTGAGGTATCAATATTATGATTGTAATAATCCAACCCCGCTTCTTTTAAAGTAAATGCTTGTGCTTGCGTCAACATTCCCAGAGTAACACAAGTTTCCATGCCCATAGCCTTCACACCTTGAATCATAGGAATGACTTTGTCCAAGCTTTTGTCAGTTGGATTGCGCCAAGCAGCACCCATACAAAAACGAGTCGCCCCTTTGTTTTTTGCTTCTTGTGCCTGTTCAAGCACTGTATCAACTTCCATTAACTTTTCCCGCTCTAACCCTGTGTCGTATTTAGAACTTTGCGAACAATACGAACAATCTTCTGGGCAAGCGCCCGTTTTAATGTTTAACAAAGAACTTACTTGAACTTGATTTGGATCAAAATTTTCTCTATGAATCGTGTGCGCTTGAAACAATAAATCATTAAAAGGCAGTGCAAATAAAGCCTCAACTTCTGTTAGTGTCCAATCATTTCTTAATTCTTTCATCAGTTATCTCATCGCAAATAATTTTTGCTATTTTACAGCCTTTTAGACACAAAAAAGCCGTGCAATTGCACGGCTTTTTTTAAGTTAAAACCTAGGTTGGCTTAACAACTATAATACATATCAAACTCAACAGGATGAGGAGAAGCGCGTAATGCGGTTACCTCTTTCATTTTTAGTCCAATAAATGAATCAATTACATTGTCAGTAAACACGCCGCCTTGCTTTAAAAACTCACGGTCTTTGTCAAGCGCTTCAAGTGCTTGGTCTAACGAACTACAAACCTTAGGAATAGCAGCTTTCTCTTTTTCGCTCAATTCATACAAGTCTTCATCACCCGGCTTTCCTGGTTCAATTTTATTTTTAATGCCATCAAGTCCTGCCATTAACATCGCTGAAAATGCAAGATACGGGTTAGCCGTTGCATCTGGGAAACGCACCTCAATACGACGACCTTTTGGACTAGATACAAAAGGAATACGAATAGCGGCAGAACGGTTTTTAGCCGAATATGCCAACATTTCTGGTGCTTCAAACCCTGGTACCAAACGCTTATAAGAGTTGGTAGAAGAGTTGGTAAAGGCGTTAAGCGCCTGAGCATGCTTGATAATACCGCCAATATAATAAAGCGCCATTTGACTTAACTTGCCGTATTCATCACCATCAAATAAGTTTTTACCATCTTTGAAAATTGACTGATGCACATGCATACCGTTGCCATTATCAACGGCAATTGGCTTAGGCATAAAAGTGGCAGTTTTGCCGTAAACATGTGCCACATTATGGATGCAGTATTTTAAGATTTGCGTCTCGTCTGCTTTTTTTACCAAAGTGTTAAACAAAGCACCAATTTCACATTGACCTGCTGTGCCTACTTCATGGTGATGCACTTCAGTGGTTACCCCCATTTCTTCAATGGCCAAACACATTTGTGAGCGTAAATCATGTAATGAATCTACAGGAGGAACTGGAAAGTAGCCACCTTTAATTCTAGGACGGTGCCCTTTGTTACCGCCTTCAAAATCAGAACCAGACTCCCAGTCTGCTTCTTCAGAATTAATTTCATAAAACGCCTTACCTAAGCCAAAACCTGTGTCCCATTTAACACTATCAAAGACAAAAAATTCTGGCTCATTGCCAAAATAAGCAGTGTCACCAATCCCTATTTCATTTAAATATTCTTCAGCGCGTTTAGCAATAGAACGAGGGTCTTTTTCATAACCCTTCATATCATTTGATTCAATAATATCGCAAGTAATGTTCAAAGTAGATTCATCGGTAAATGGATCCAAAACTGCCGTTGCTGTATCTGGTTTCATAATCATATCAGATTCATTAATTGGCTTCCAGCCAGCGATTGAAGAACCATCAAACATTTGCCCTTCTTCTAATTTCTCGCTGTCAATGGTGTGAGCTGGAACACTTACATGGTGTTCTTTGCCTATAGTATCAGTAAAACGAAAGTCAATAAATTTCACTTCGTTATCCTTTATCATCTTCATTACATCTTTTGCAGACATATTTTCTCCTATTTTTTTAAATAATTTTGATTACTAACAATCGTTGTTAAACTGTCTGCGCCGTTGCAAACAAAATTTTATTGTTATAAAAACAATCGCATTATTCTACCCTATTTTCCCCGTCAATAGAATAATCTCTTAGACTTTTTTAATGAGACCTTTATATAAAGTGATACCATTTTTAAAAATAAAATGAATAATATGGTGCTTACAATCGCCCAAGTATTAGCAGTAAAAATACCTGTAATACTTATTGATAGCATGGATATTTTTACTGCTAATACTTAGGATCAGGGTGAACGCTAGACTGTTTGGTTTATTTTTAAAAATGGTATCACCATCCAAAGCGCACACAACTGTCGTGGACGATAGCCGTGGCTACCTAGACCATGGATAAAATTCAGCCGAAACGAAGTGTGCTTGAGGTTATTGTCAGTGCTATACGAGGATGTCCAAAAATCGTTGATGGGGCGAAAACTTGCATTAGACAAAAGAGTCTACTACGGTGACTAATGTGGCTAACACTGCCAACTAAAATATCCCCAACTTGAAAACGAAGCATTCACTTGAGTGTTAAGACTGAACTACAACAAGGGAAAAATAAAAATTACTGCTCAGAACGCACTAAACGAACATGATGTTTAATAGTGCGTTTATCGGTAGCATTAGAATTATCAGAAAAATTCTGTATCCACGCATTACTAGAATTGCTGGAACTAAGTGAGGACGACCAAAAAAAGCCATCAGGTGCATTTGGAAATATAGTTGTATTAATACTGGGGTCATAACAATTATCAATTGCAAGTGACCTTAGTTCACTTATGTTTGGCAAGCGCCAATCTTTGTACCCTGCAAAACCCGAACCTGTATTTACGCTAAGTGGTACTTGCAATGCCTCTTGCCAAGTGTTTGTCGTAAGTGTGCCTGTGGCACAATCATTGCCATTAGCACTATGACTCAATCCTTCGGCACATTGTTTCCACATAAGCCCTGTGATTTTATCGGTGATGGTGCTATTGTGATTGGTATAGCGACTATCCTGCCAATTGTTAGGAATGTATCCTTGACAAATTTGAGCATTCGCCAAACTTACTAAAAAAGTTAATGTTAAAAAGAGAAGGGTTTTCATGATTTTTTCCTATTAATTAAAAAATTAAAAATATTGTTAAGACCTTTGCATAAAATATGGGTGATTAGCAAAATTCAATTTTTGCCCACTTGGTAATTTTCTTAAACCTTGTACTAGCAGGGCTAAGTCTGGGTTTAAAAAATTACCAAGTGGGTAAAATGAGGATTCTTGATGATTATTCATATTTATACAAAGGTCTCATTGTTAAATTAGATAAGGTTGATTGCTAATGTAACTTAGTGTGTGACTGGATACAAATAGTTGCCTGACTCGGCGTTGTTTGTAGCAATTATATACATAGCCTTTTATTTTTAACACCTCACTCAAATCACAGACTGTTTTTCTTGTTTTGCTGCCTAGTGTATATTTATGATACCTAAGGAAATGCTGTGCAGTATTCTCCATTTCTACAACTAGACGATTGATATTGAGATAAATGGGGAATCTGTTGTGATATTGCATTGGTTTGTATCGCCTGTTATAAAAAAAATAAATCACTGTCCGGAACGCACCAAACGAACATAACCTTTACTATTACGATTGTAGCCGTGATTAAAGCCAGCGCTAAATCGCAGTTGCCACGCAAGGTCGTGATTGTCAGCTTTAGGTGAAGACGACCAAACGCTTAATGTTGTAACTGTAGATGTGTTTGGAAAGTAATGGTTGTCAATTTTTGGGTTGACCATTCCCTGATGAACAATACTTCCCAACTCAACAATAGTCGGCACCTTCCAATTGGTAAACCCACAGTAACCATTGCCAGCATTCTTACTGTCCACTAAACTTGTCCAGTCATCATTATATGCGCCTCGCTTATTGGCATGGTTTCTGCCCAGTGCAGTTTTTCCACCCCAAGCATATAGAGTAGATTTGTTACTACCAGTTTTTACCTCCCAAACCAATCCTGTATGGTTGTCTTTCACACAAGACCATTTAGTGCCAGCACTTTCTGTGCCAGTGTCGCCTGTGTCGTCTGCTTCCCATGTTGCATTTTGAATACTTAACACATTGCCTGTACTACCAAGTTTGGTGAAATCAAACCCAGCCATGCCGCCACCCACTTTTGCTAAAGTGCCAGCGACTGCTTTGGCATCTCGTCCATGTGAGCAATCTTGTGCTGCTATTTTTTCGCCTGTGCAAGTGTCATTATTACCCGACTCATAATTCCCGCCCTGAGTTATACCTGTATCATTAAGCACCCCGATTAACGGGGTAGCTGTTACTTCGTTAGATTTGTCACTTTCAACGGCACCTTTAGTGGTTGTAACAACAAAATAATATTTAGTGCCATTGGTTAAATTGGTAATGAATTTACTGTTACTTGTGATATTTTGCAATAACGAGCCACCATTTAAAGAGGCATAGTTTGACAGATCGCTAATACCGTTAAAACTTTGCATTGCATAATATACTTGATATTTTGTCGCCCCACTAATTGCGTTCCAAGCCAAGAAAACGGCACCATTGCTTCTGGCTGATGTAAGATTTTCTGGCGTGATTGAATCAATGCTGATACTTATCGTGGCCGTACTATCACCTGCTGAGTTAGTGGCTTTAATGGTGTAAGTTGTGGCATCTTGAAGTACGGTTGGTGTACCAGAGATTTGACAACTGCCACCAACAAGGGTTATTGTTAAGCCACTTGGAAGACTGGGTTCGCTATTACAACTACTGGCAAGACCGCCTGTATTTATGAACGCAAAAACTTCAATACTGGCATTAAGGATTAAATGTTTGACTGATAAATTGGCAAGTACTGGTTTGCTTAAAATAGGAGTGGCACTTACCATGGCACTTAGAGCACTTTCAGCATCCCCTTTTACCGCTGTAACAACAAAATAATATTTTGTATCATTGGTTAAGTTGTTAACGGTTCTGCTAACACTAGATGCTTGCACTGACAAGGCACTACCTAGGTTAGATGCGCTAATTTCATTTTGGGCGTAATATATTTTATATCCTATTGCACCGCTAACTGCACTCCAAGTTAAGTCAACAGCGGCATCACCTTTGGTTGCTGTGAGATTTCTTGGCATGCCTAAACCAACACTGATGCTTATCGTAGCTGAACTATCACCGCTTGCATTAGTGGCTTGAATGGTGTAAGTTGTGGCATTTTGAAGTGCGGTTGGTGTGCCAGAGATTTGGCAACTGCCGTTAGTAAGCATTATTGACAAGCCATTTGGAAGGCTTGTGGCGCTACAACTACTAATAGCACCACCTGTATTATTGAACACAAAGGCTGTGATGTTATCATGAAGAATTAAATGTTTGGCTGACAAGCTGGTGATCGATGGCTTGCTTAAAACAGGAGTGGCACTTATTGCAGCACTTAGAGAACTTTCAACACCCTCTTTTACCGCTGTAACAACAAAATAATATTTTGTGCTATTGGTTAAGTTGTTAACGATTCCACTAGCATTGGATGCTTGCATTAACAAAGCACTGCCTAAGTTGGATGCACTAATTTCATTTTGGGCGTAATATATTTTATATCCTGTTGCACCACTAACTGCACTCCAAGCCAAGGCAATAGTACCATCTCCTATGGTGGCCACCAAGTTTTTTGGCGTATCCAAATCAACTCTAATACTTACTGTGGCTGTGCTATCGCCTTTTAAATTAGTGGCTTTAACAGTGTAAGTTATGGTGTCTTGT
Coding sequences within:
- a CDS encoding riboflavin synthase; translated protein: MFTGIIQAIGQIKGKTLHEKGAVFGFTSDALDFSTVEIGDSIAVSGVCLTAIKVSSNGFIADVSQETLNCSIFGALSVGNVVNLEKALRLNQGIDGHLVSGHVDGQGKVVGKIIEGKSVRFEINVPQSLVKYIAKKGSITVNGVSLTVNRIEENDFDINIVPHTLSVTTLGQLTVGDAVNLEVDIIARHLEQLIKNK
- a CDS encoding YihY family inner membrane protein; this translates as MTIIKQTINRFIDRDGFDSAAILSFSTLFAIVPGLAVGLSVFSLSPYFLELQQYLEQFLFTQLLPKNQGVVENYVQQFVAHAQELKGFTFVFLLTTVIFLLSAIDKRINLIWHDEHRRHWVQSLVSYMLVLFIGPILVGASLLVSSLVMALTFFNQLSVAPYMTILVTLGLSSLGFSILYYATPLKKVRFINAFKAGVIATLGLEIIKYALFVYIQYFSVYELIYGTLSVLMLLILWIYLAWIIVLLGASFCYCLESK
- a CDS encoding ABC-F family ATPase; the protein is MISTANITMQFGEKPLFENISIKFSGGNRYGLIGANGCGKSTFMKILTGELTPTQGTVHVSDGERLGILHQDQFAFEDFRVVDAVIMGHSELWKIKQERDRIYALPEMSEADGTKVAELEMEFAEMDGYMAESSASELLLGLDIPEDQHYGLMSEIAPGWKLRVLLAQALFSDPEILLLDEPTNNLDINSIRWLEGILKARKATMVIISHDRHFLNGVCTHMSDLDYGALKTFPGNYDDFMIAATAIQEKMQTDNAKKEAKMKELKHFVSRFSANASKSKQATSRLKQLDKIVLDDMRPSSRVSPYINFKQDKTLHRNLIEVEGLSKSFGDLSVLKDMNFIFEVGQRVAIIGQNGVGKTTLLRTLIGEIKADKGKIKWSENVNIGYYAQDHSADFEEDMSVLDWMAQFKKPSQEIQDMRAVLGKMLFGKNDIDKSIKSLSGGEKGRMLFGKLMLQNPNVLVMDEPTNHLDMESIEALNLALENYEGTLIFVSHDREFVSSLSTKIVELTESGANYYAGNYEDYLKTQK
- a CDS encoding FtsW/RodA/SpoVE family cell cycle protein, giving the protein MLSKIFNKTAQLPDKNLLVAILALIIFGWILSSSASIGHFGNYSKAINQAIYIVLGMFFGLLVLKSPLSLYKENRYWLFLITIILLAVVFSPIGKTINGSTRWIDLVAFKLQPSEILKIVIILFVAGFLVEQEKDLRRPWMGFIKTLVIITVPGVLLLLESDFGATIIVVATVLAMLLASGVYLKQLFIFGGVALLFVVGLISLNPNRVERFTSFWRDDLWLNHSDKVWQTKQALVGIARGDWTGVGLGNSIQKYTKLPEPHTDMIFAIIGEETGIIGMLFVILTFTYIMLKGFKIAKEALKDNRRYSSYVGFGICTWLSMQFSVNIAMNLGLIPPKGFTLPLVSYGGSSIIFALISMALLLRINMENKADSTKRKYYV
- the murG gene encoding undecaprenyldiphospho-muramoylpentapeptide beta-N-acetylglucosaminyltransferase, encoding MSKTILIMAGGTGGHIFPALAIAKALKSHSVNVEWLGSKHGMENTLVPKHNIKLHSVNAVGLRGKSALTLIKAPFSLSLAVLQTLRVFFKVKPSAVLGMGGFASGIGGLVAWVLRIPLIIHEQNSIPGTTNKMLSRIATQTFQAFDGAFDNAITTGNPVLFKPKENHNNHKKLNLLIVGGSLGSKPINDIVSQLNIDIEIWHQTGKQHLDNVKAQYANKNAKITAFIDDMADAYAWADVVLCRAGAMTVSELMLSAKPSILIPLPHAIDNHQFYNAKILADNNAGILIEQKALSIELLTSTLTAFNTEKLNVMSKNAKKLAKPNAAKVIGSYLYRL
- the bioB gene encoding biotin synthase BioB, translated to MKELRNDWTLTEVEALFALPFNDLLFQAHTIHRENFDPNQVQVSSLLNIKTGACPEDCSYCSQSSKYDTGLEREKLMEVDTVLEQAQEAKNKGATRFCMGAAWRNPTDKSLDKVIPMIQGVKAMGMETCVTLGMLTQAQAFTLKEAGLDYYNHNIDTSKENYSNVITTRNFQDRLDTLESVQNADIHVCSGGILGLGEGQTDRASMLRSLANLAQHPDSVPLNLLVPIPGTPFEKVAPPTESEFVRTIAAARIMMPKSVVRLSAGRTEMGEAMQALCFFAGANSIFYGEQLLTTDNPDTNTDQILFERLGINQASLV
- the glnA gene encoding type I glutamate--ammonia ligase; this encodes MSAKDVMKMIKDNEVKFIDFRFTDTIGKEHHVSVPAHTIDSEKLEEGQMFDGSSIAGWKPINESDMIMKPDTATAVLDPFTDESTLNITCDIIESNDMKGYEKDPRSIAKRAEEYLNEIGIGDTAYFGNEPEFFVFDSVKWDTGFGLGKAFYEINSEEADWESGSDFEGGNKGHRPRIKGGYFPVPPVDSLHDLRSQMCLAIEEMGVTTEVHHHEVGTAGQCEIGALFNTLVKKADETQILKYCIHNVAHVYGKTATFMPKPIAVDNGNGMHVHQSIFKDGKNLFDGDEYGKLSQMALYYIGGIIKHAQALNAFTNSSTNSYKRLVPGFEAPEMLAYSAKNRSAAIRIPFVSSPKGRRIEVRFPDATANPYLAFSAMLMAGLDGIKNKIEPGKPGDEDLYELSEKEKAAIPKVCSSLDQALEALDKDREFLKQGGVFTDNVIDSFIGLKMKEVTALRASPHPVEFDMYYSC
- a CDS encoding DUF1566 domain-containing protein, which encodes MKTLLFLTLTFLVSLANAQICQGYIPNNWQDSRYTNHNSTITDKITGLMWKQCAEGLSHSANGNDCATGTLTTNTWQEALQVPLSVNTGSGFAGYKDWRLPNISELRSLAIDNCYDPSINTTIFPNAPDGFFWSSSLSSSNSSNAWIQNFSDNSNATDKRTIKHHVRLVRSEQ